A single region of the Neotabrizicola shimadae genome encodes:
- a CDS encoding H-NS histone family protein, which yields MDIDLNGLSLKELKDLNAKVSKAIATFEDRRKEAALARLEQEARALGFNSLAELTGAPIARKRGMSAAKFVNPANGDDTWTGKGRKPRWFIEALAAGKTPEDMMI from the coding sequence TTGGACATCGACCTGAACGGCCTTTCCCTGAAAGAGCTGAAGGACCTTAACGCCAAGGTTTCCAAGGCCATCGCGACCTTCGAAGATCGCCGCAAGGAAGCCGCCCTTGCCCGTCTTGAACAAGAAGCGCGCGCCCTGGGATTCAACTCTCTGGCCGAACTTACTGGGGCGCCCATTGCACGCAAGCGCGGCATGTCGGCGGCGAAATTCGTCAATCCCGCCAATGGGGATGACACCTGGACGGGCAAGGGCCGCAAACCCCGCTGGTTCATCGAGGCGCTGGCCGCCGGAAAGACCCCCG